The Rhodospirillales bacterium DNA window TCGGCCGCAGCTTCGATGCCCGGCTGTATTTGACCGGATTTCTCGTCCTGCTCGGGCTCGCCGTGGCCGGTGTCACGGTTCTAATCGCGCGATTGACGTTGCATGGTTGGATCCGCTCGGTTCGCAAAAGTTTGCGGGCTCCATTGGGAAGCTTCACGCCCGGCCCGGACCCGCAACTGGCACCGGTAATCGGAGAAATCCGCCAACTGTTGCGCGATCTCGACATTTCACGCAGGACCGCGACCGGCATCCGTGTCGACTGGTCGCCGGACACGCTCCGCCGCGCGCTCGAAAGCGAACTACCCAATGTCCAGGTCATCATCGCTTCCAACCGAGAGCCCTACATCCACAACTTCGGACCCAACAACGAGATCACGCTGCAACATCCGGCAAGCGGCTTGGTGACCGCGCTCGAACCGGTGATGCGGGCCTGCGGCGGCATTTGGATCGCGCACGGAAGCGGCACCGCCGACCGTCATACCGTCGACAAGTTCGACCGGATCGCCGTGCCCCCCGAGGCTCCGCACTACACCCTGCGCCGCGTCTGGCTGAGCGAAGCGGAACAGGAAGGCTATTATTACGGGCTGGCCAACGAAGGGCTTTGGGCGCTTTGCCATATCACCTTCGTCCGCCCGGCGTTCCGGGAATCCGATTGGGAGCAGTATGTCGCCGTCAACCGCAAATTTGCCGACGCGATCGTCGCGGAAGCGATGCGCCCGGACCCCATCGTCCTGGTGCACGATTACCATCTCGCCTTAGTCCCGAGAATGGTGCGAGAGAAGATGCCACAGGCGACCATCATCGCCTTTTGGCATATCCCCTGGCCCAACTCCGAAGTCTTCGGAATTTGCCCCTGGCGTGAGAAGATTGTCGATGGTCTGCTTGGCAGTTCGGTGGTCGGTTTCCACACCCAACTCCATTGCAACAACTTCATCGAGACCGCCGATCGTTTTATCGAATGCCATATCGACCGCGAACAGGCGACCGTTTCGGTGGGCGGACACGCCACCCTGGTGCGACCCTATCCCATCTCGATCGCTTGGCCACCGTTGCCGCTTGCGAACCTGCCGCCGGCGCCGGAATGCCGAGCGGCGGTATTGGCCCGATACGGCTTGCCCGCCGATACCCTACTCGGCGTCGGTGTCGAGCGATTCGATTTCACCAAGGGTATCCCCGATCGCTTCCGGGCGGTGGAGATTCTTTTGGAACTGTATCCGGAATGGATCGGTCGGTTCGTTTTCCTTCAGGTGGCGGCGCCGAGCCGCAGCAAGCTTGCCGCTTACCAGGATGTTCAGAAGGAATCCGCCGCCATCGCCGACCAAATCAATGCCCGCTTCAGCCGTGGCGCTTACAAGCCGATCATCCTGGTGGCGCAGCATCACGAACCCGAGCAGGTCTACGAACTTTTCCGCGCCGCAGACGTGGTGATCGTCAGCAGCCTGCACGACGGCATGAACTTGGTCGCCAAGGAGTTCGTCGCCGCGCGCGACGACGAGCGCGGCGTTCTGATCCTCAGCAACTTCGCCGGCGCGGCGCGCGAGCTTTTGGAGGCCCTGATCGTCAATCCGTTCGATGCGCGCGCCACCGCCGATGCCATCGATCGGGCGCTGCGGATGCCGCCCGACCAACAGCGCGAACGGATGCGGCTGATGCGCGAGTCGGTGAGCGAAAACAACGTCTTTTACTGGGCGGGTCGGATGCTGCTCGACGCCTCGCGAATTCGCAAGCGAAGCCGCATCGAATCGAACATCGCCTCGGTCAGCGAGCAAGAGGCGAAGAATGCCTGATCTTCCTCCCTTGCCCGATTTCGGCGCGCGATTGTGGGCCTTGTTTCTCGACGTCGACGGCACGCTTTTGGAGCTGGCCGAACATCCCGACAAGGTCGTGGTGCCCAAAGGGCTGATTCCCCTGCTCCAACGGCTCAGAAAATCTTTTGGCGGCGCCTGTGCCCTGATTACCGGGCGGAGCTTGGCGGCACTCGAAGCCCTGCTCGGGCACACCGGCCTCGATGCCGCCGGCTGCCATGGCGCCGAGCTGCGCATGGCCGGGGCGGTTAAAGTGCTCGCGACTGCGGATGCGTCGCTCCCCCGGATCGCCGAACGTCTCGCCCGCCTCGTCGACGCGATCGCGCCCGCCATGGTCGAGGTGAAGTCGCATTCGCTCGCGCTTCACTATCGCTTACCGGCGCTCGACGCCCGCCGCGCCCGCCGCATCGCCGCGCGGGCGCTGGGCGGCGACAAGGGTCGATTTCGCTTGATCGACGGCAAGAACGTGGTCGAGATTCTACCATCCGACGCCGGCAAGGGAGCCGTCATTGCCTGGTTTCTCAATCGCCCTCCTTATGCCGGGCGTATTCCGATTTTCGTCGGCGACGACGTGACCGATGAGGAGGGATTTCGCGAAGTCAACCGGCGGGGCGGAATTTCCGTTCGCGTCGGGGCCGACGGCAAATCCGCCGCCCGCCATCGCGTGGCGGACATCGTTGAGGCGGCGACATGGCTGGAACGATTGGCCGGAGCGGCGACAAGACGTGGACGACGCGGGAAAATGAAATGATCGATCTAAATCTCGGAGTGATCGGCAACTGCTCGATCGCCATGCTGGTGGACGCCGCCGCGCGCATTGTCTGGGGCGGGTTTCCGCGTTTTGACGGCGATCCGATTTTCAACGCGCTGCTGAATGGCGCGGAGCCGTACCGCCCGGATGAGGCGTCGAACGGGGGGTATTTTGCGCTCGAACTCGTCAATCAAGTCCGCAGCGAACCCTGCTATGTCCCCAACACGGCGATCCTGTGTACGCGTCTTTACGGTGACGACGACAG harbors:
- a CDS encoding trehalose-6-phosphate synthase, with protein sequence MNVGLFLRFFVPLLAVLAVTAAVLTPAADRLIIRWFRYDVEMRSRLIFNSIQESLSALAQRKAWREMDVLFERIATDERVMAIGWCDGAGRLQRANKAWPKQFGCVETGADREPLFRSEIYERGTVLRAAFRLSGEDPALGRLLILHDMSFAVGRSFDARLYLTGFLVLLGLAVAGVTVLIARLTLHGWIRSVRKSLRAPLGSFTPGPDPQLAPVIGEIRQLLRDLDISRRTATGIRVDWSPDTLRRALESELPNVQVIIASNREPYIHNFGPNNEITLQHPASGLVTALEPVMRACGGIWIAHGSGTADRHTVDKFDRIAVPPEAPHYTLRRVWLSEAEQEGYYYGLANEGLWALCHITFVRPAFRESDWEQYVAVNRKFADAIVAEAMRPDPIVLVHDYHLALVPRMVREKMPQATIIAFWHIPWPNSEVFGICPWREKIVDGLLGSSVVGFHTQLHCNNFIETADRFIECHIDREQATVSVGGHATLVRPYPISIAWPPLPLANLPPAPECRAAVLARYGLPADTLLGVGVERFDFTKGIPDRFRAVEILLELYPEWIGRFVFLQVAAPSRSKLAAYQDVQKESAAIADQINARFSRGAYKPIILVAQHHEPEQVYELFRAADVVIVSSLHDGMNLVAKEFVAARDDERGVLILSNFAGAARELLEALIVNPFDARATADAIDRALRMPPDQQRERMRLMRESVSENNVFYWAGRMLLDASRIRKRSRIESNIASVSEQEAKNA
- the otsB gene encoding trehalose-phosphatase, with protein sequence MPDLPPLPDFGARLWALFLDVDGTLLELAEHPDKVVVPKGLIPLLQRLRKSFGGACALITGRSLAALEALLGHTGLDAAGCHGAELRMAGAVKVLATADASLPRIAERLARLVDAIAPAMVEVKSHSLALHYRLPALDARRARRIAARALGGDKGRFRLIDGKNVVEILPSDAGKGAVIAWFLNRPPYAGRIPIFVGDDVTDEEGFREVNRRGGISVRVGADGKSAARHRVADIVEAATWLERLAGAATRRGRRGKMK